A region from the Actinoplanes sp. OR16 genome encodes:
- the rpsD gene encoding 30S ribosomal protein S4, translating to MARYTGADCKRCRREKMKLFLKGSKCDGPKCPFESRPFPPGQHGRGRTKETEYLLQHREKQKARRAYGVLEKQFRGYYEEAVKKPGKTGEVLLQILETRLDNVVYRAGYAPSRDAGRQLVKHGHFLVNGSKVDIPSYRVKEHDIVTVREKSKEMTPFVVAQAQAGSRPVPAWLEPIPAEMKILIHSIPARAVIDTQVQEQLIVELYSK from the coding sequence ATGGCTCGTTACACCGGTGCGGACTGCAAGCGCTGCCGCCGCGAAAAGATGAAGCTGTTCCTCAAGGGCAGCAAGTGCGATGGGCCGAAGTGCCCGTTCGAGTCGCGTCCCTTCCCGCCCGGCCAGCACGGCCGCGGTCGGACCAAGGAGACGGAATACCTGCTTCAGCACCGTGAGAAGCAGAAGGCCCGTCGCGCGTACGGCGTCCTCGAGAAGCAGTTCCGTGGCTACTACGAGGAAGCCGTCAAGAAGCCGGGCAAGACCGGTGAGGTCCTCCTGCAGATCCTCGAGACGCGTCTCGACAACGTCGTCTACCGGGCCGGCTACGCGCCGTCCCGTGACGCCGGTCGGCAGCTGGTCAAGCACGGTCACTTCCTGGTGAACGGTTCCAAGGTCGACATCCCGTCGTACCGGGTCAAGGAACACGACATCGTCACCGTGCGTGAGAAGTCGAAGGAAATGACCCCGTTCGTCGTGGCGCAGGCCCAGGCCGGCTCCCGCCCCGTTCCGGCGTGGCTCGAGCCGATCCCGGCCGAGATGAAGATCCTGATCCACTCGATCCCGGCCCGCGCTGTCATCGACACGCAGGTCCAGGAGCAGCTGATCGTGGAGCTTTACTCCAAGTAA
- a CDS encoding DNA-directed RNA polymerase subunit alpha produces MLISQRPTLSEESLSETRSRFTIEPLEPGFGYTLGNSLRRTLLSSIPGAAVTSIKIDGVLHEFTTIPGVKEDVVELVMNVKELTVSSEHDEPVSMYLRKQGPGDVTAGDIQPPAGVSVHNPDLKLATLNSKGRLDMELTVERGRGYVTAAQNKSAGAEIGRIPVDSIYSPVLKVTYRVEATRVEQRTDFDRLIIDVESKASISPRTALASAGSTLVELFGLCRELDETAEGIDIGPSPQDAQLAADLALPIEELDLTVRSYNCLKREGINSVGELIGRTEADLLDIRNFGQKSIDEVKMKLAGMGLGLKDSAPSFDPAHVVDSFGDVDYDTDDYRETEQL; encoded by the coding sequence GTGCTCATCAGCCAGCGGCCGACCCTCTCGGAGGAGTCGCTCAGCGAGACCCGCTCCCGGTTCACCATCGAGCCTCTGGAGCCGGGCTTCGGCTACACCCTCGGTAACTCGCTTCGCCGGACCCTGCTGTCGTCCATCCCGGGCGCGGCGGTCACCAGCATCAAGATCGACGGCGTGCTGCACGAGTTCACCACGATCCCCGGTGTCAAGGAGGACGTGGTCGAGCTGGTCATGAACGTCAAGGAACTGACCGTCAGCTCCGAGCACGACGAGCCGGTCAGCATGTACCTGCGCAAGCAGGGCCCCGGTGACGTGACCGCCGGCGACATCCAGCCCCCGGCTGGTGTCTCCGTGCACAACCCCGACCTGAAGCTGGCCACGCTCAACAGCAAGGGCCGGCTCGACATGGAGCTCACCGTCGAGCGGGGCCGTGGCTACGTCACGGCGGCGCAGAACAAGAGCGCCGGCGCTGAGATCGGCCGCATCCCGGTCGACTCGATCTACTCGCCGGTTCTCAAGGTGACCTACCGCGTCGAGGCGACCCGTGTCGAGCAGCGCACCGACTTCGACCGTCTGATCATCGACGTCGAGTCGAAGGCGTCGATCTCGCCGCGGACCGCGCTGGCCTCGGCCGGCTCGACCCTCGTCGAGCTGTTCGGCCTGTGCCGGGAGCTGGACGAGACCGCCGAGGGTATCGACATCGGCCCGTCGCCGCAGGATGCTCAGCTGGCCGCCGATCTGGCTCTGCCGATCGAGGAGCTGGACCTCACCGTCCGGTCGTACAACTGCCTCAAGCGCGAGGGCATCAATAGCGTGGGCGAGTTGATAGGGCGTACGGAGGCTGACCTTCTGGACATCCGGAACTTCGGCCAGAAGTCGATCGACGAGGTCAAGATGAAGCTCGCCGGAATGGGCCTGGGGCTGAAGGACAGCGCGCCGTCCTTCGACCCGGCGCACGTCGTGGACTCGTTCGGCGACGTGGATTACGACACCGACGACTACCGCGAGACCGAGCAGCTGTAA
- the rplQ gene encoding 50S ribosomal protein L17 produces the protein MPTPTKGARLGGSPAHEKLILANLATELFRHGKIKTTETKAKRLRPLAEQLITKAKRGDLHARRRVLTVVKDKDVVYALFEQIAPRYTNRPGGYTRITKTGPRKGDAAPMAVIELVEELQVAATTAPSKSARKAAAQQDKVEALAPEAEAPKAAPAAEEADQDAEAPVNASGDKGAEGPGNQAEGDDTKA, from the coding sequence ATGCCCACGCCCACCAAGGGTGCCCGCCTCGGCGGCAGCCCGGCACACGAGAAGCTCATCCTGGCCAACCTGGCCACCGAGCTCTTCCGGCACGGGAAGATCAAGACCACCGAGACGAAGGCCAAGCGGCTGCGTCCGCTGGCCGAGCAGCTCATCACGAAGGCCAAGCGCGGCGACCTGCACGCCCGTCGCCGGGTTCTGACCGTCGTGAAGGACAAGGACGTCGTGTACGCCCTGTTCGAGCAGATCGCTCCGCGGTACACCAACCGTCCCGGTGGCTACACCCGGATCACCAAGACCGGTCCCCGCAAGGGCGACGCCGCTCCGATGGCCGTCATCGAGCTGGTCGAGGAGCTGCAGGTCGCGGCCACCACCGCGCCGTCGAAGTCGGCCCGCAAGGCCGCCGCGCAGCAGGACAAGGTCGAGGCGCTCGCGCCCGAGGCCGAGGCCCCGAAGGCCGCCCCGGCCGCCGAGGAGGCTGACCAGGACGCTGAGGCTCCGGTCAACGCTTCCGGCGACAAGGGCGCCGAGGGCCCCGGCAACCAGGCCGAGGGCGACGACACCAAGGCCTGA
- the truA gene encoding tRNA pseudouridine(38-40) synthase TruA, translated as MSDQVRLRLDVSYDGADFSGWAVQPRRRTVAGVLTEALGRLVGPDTPLGLTVAGRTDAGVHATGQVCHIDLPADDWERLSGSLVRRLGALMPPDARVRAVVPVPDTFDARFSATFRRYEYRVTDDPWGPEPLRRYDTLGWMRPLDLDRLNAAAAGLLGEHDFAAFCKRKEHATTIRAIGRLDWRRDPDRTLVATVQADAFCQAMVRSLVGAMLFVGDGRREPEWPARLLTLRERSSEVTVAAAHGLTLVAVGYADEADYAARADATRRLRA; from the coding sequence ATGAGTGATCAGGTCCGGCTACGCCTGGACGTTTCCTACGACGGCGCCGACTTCTCCGGATGGGCCGTGCAGCCCCGCCGGCGCACGGTGGCCGGCGTCCTCACCGAGGCCCTGGGCCGGCTCGTCGGACCGGACACTCCTCTCGGGCTCACGGTTGCCGGGCGTACCGACGCGGGGGTGCACGCGACCGGCCAGGTCTGTCACATCGACCTCCCGGCCGACGACTGGGAGCGCCTCTCCGGTTCGCTGGTGCGCCGGCTCGGAGCCCTGATGCCGCCGGACGCCCGGGTTCGTGCCGTCGTCCCGGTCCCGGACACCTTCGACGCCCGTTTCTCGGCGACGTTCCGCCGCTACGAGTACCGCGTCACCGACGACCCGTGGGGCCCGGAGCCGCTGCGCCGCTACGACACCCTCGGCTGGATGCGCCCGCTCGACCTGGACCGCCTGAACGCCGCCGCGGCCGGCCTGCTCGGCGAGCACGACTTCGCCGCCTTCTGCAAGCGCAAGGAACACGCCACCACGATCCGCGCGATCGGCCGCCTCGACTGGCGCCGCGACCCGGACCGCACGCTGGTGGCGACCGTCCAGGCGGACGCCTTCTGCCAGGCGATGGTCCGTAGCCTGGTGGGCGCCATGCTCTTCGTCGGCGACGGCCGCCGCGAGCCGGAGTGGCCGGCCCGGCTGCTCACCCTGCGCGAGCGGTCCAGCGAGGTGACGGTGGCGGCGGCACACGGGCTGACGCTGGTGGCGGTGGGCTACGCCGACGAGGCCGACTACGCGGCCCGAGCCGACGCGACCCGACGCCTGCGCGCCTGA
- a CDS encoding class I SAM-dependent methyltransferase: MSSDHYFSAEPDAPLKRGEIEFSVAGKDYRLAVASGVFSAGRLDPGTAVLLRKAGLPTVTFEGTMLDLGCGYGPIACVLATEAPAATVYAVDVNSRARELTAENAKGKRVTVASPEEVPDDVTFDQIWSNPPTHVGKAELHALMERWLPRLAPDGVAWLVINRNLGGDSLHTWLIGLGWQVERIASQRGFRVLKVTGKSAD; encoded by the coding sequence GTGAGTTCCGACCATTACTTCTCCGCCGAGCCGGACGCGCCGCTGAAGCGGGGCGAGATCGAGTTCAGCGTCGCCGGCAAGGACTACCGGCTCGCCGTCGCGTCCGGTGTCTTCTCGGCCGGGCGGCTGGACCCCGGCACCGCCGTGCTGCTGCGCAAGGCCGGCCTGCCGACCGTCACCTTCGAGGGCACGATGCTCGACCTCGGCTGCGGGTACGGCCCGATCGCCTGTGTGCTCGCGACCGAGGCGCCGGCGGCGACGGTCTACGCGGTGGACGTGAACTCCCGCGCGCGTGAGCTGACGGCGGAGAACGCCAAGGGCAAGCGGGTCACGGTGGCGAGCCCGGAGGAGGTTCCGGACGACGTGACGTTCGATCAGATCTGGAGCAACCCGCCGACCCACGTCGGCAAGGCGGAGCTGCACGCCCTGATGGAACGCTGGCTGCCCCGGCTCGCCCCGGACGGCGTCGCCTGGCTGGTGATCAACCGGAACCTGGGCGGTGATTCGCTGCACACCTGGCTCATCGGGCTCGGCTGGCAGGTGGAGCGTATCGCCAGCCAGCGCGGGTTCCGGGTCTTGAAGGTCACCGGAAAATCGGCTGACTGA
- a CDS encoding ABC-F family ATP-binding cassette domain-containing protein, producing MGYVDVAGAGFVLPDGRELFSDVSFRVGEGAKVALVGPNGAGKTTLMRMVAGDIPTQSGTIARSGGLGVMRQFIGMIGDDRTLEDLALSLVAPALGAAGERVRKAAAALDDTEKSQISYANALAHWGEVGGYEAEVLFDTVTVSILGKPWEEAKDRIVRTLSGGEQKRFALDLLFRGNDEVLLLDEPDNFLDVPAKRWLEQRMRESSKSVLYVSHDRELLAQTADRVVAVEGGGAWTHPAGFASWHEARGDRHERMEELRRRWDEEHEKLRELVFTLKNKAAFNDGLASRYQAAQTRLRKFEEAGPPPLPPKDQAVRMNLRGGRTGKRSVMCEQLELENLTFPFDLEIWYGDRVAVLGANGTGKSHFLRLLAAGGSEPDLEHKPVDGAPLTHVMHDGKVRLGARVRPGHFSQTHDRPELMQKTLVEILWRGDEHRSGVDRAGAMKALNRYELAAQGDQRFGTLSGGQQARFLVLLLELSGATLLLLDEPTDNLDLASAEALEEGLKAFDGTVIAVTHDRWFSRSFDRFVLFRSDGEVVEVPEPVWDVR from the coding sequence ATGGGTTACGTGGATGTCGCCGGTGCCGGATTCGTGCTCCCCGATGGGCGGGAGCTCTTCTCCGACGTGTCGTTCCGGGTTGGCGAGGGTGCGAAGGTGGCACTCGTCGGTCCGAACGGGGCCGGCAAGACGACGCTGATGCGCATGGTCGCGGGGGACATCCCGACCCAGTCCGGCACGATCGCGCGGTCCGGCGGCCTCGGCGTGATGCGCCAGTTCATCGGGATGATCGGCGACGACCGCACCCTTGAGGATCTCGCCCTGTCCCTGGTGGCGCCGGCGCTCGGCGCGGCGGGCGAGCGAGTCCGCAAGGCGGCGGCGGCCCTCGACGACACCGAGAAGAGCCAGATCTCGTACGCGAACGCTCTGGCCCACTGGGGCGAGGTCGGCGGGTACGAGGCGGAGGTCCTGTTCGACACGGTGACCGTCTCGATCCTCGGCAAGCCGTGGGAGGAGGCGAAGGACCGGATCGTCCGCACCCTGTCCGGTGGCGAGCAGAAGCGGTTCGCCCTCGACCTGCTGTTCCGTGGCAACGACGAGGTGCTCCTGCTGGACGAGCCGGACAACTTCCTCGACGTCCCGGCGAAACGCTGGCTGGAACAGCGGATGCGCGAGTCGTCGAAGTCGGTGCTCTACGTCTCGCACGACCGGGAGTTGCTGGCGCAGACCGCGGACCGGGTGGTGGCGGTCGAGGGCGGCGGAGCGTGGACGCATCCGGCCGGTTTCGCTTCCTGGCACGAGGCTCGCGGCGACCGGCACGAGCGGATGGAGGAGCTGCGCCGCCGCTGGGACGAGGAGCACGAGAAACTCCGCGAGCTGGTCTTCACGCTGAAGAACAAGGCGGCCTTCAACGACGGGCTTGCCTCCCGTTATCAGGCGGCGCAGACCCGGCTCCGCAAGTTCGAGGAGGCGGGACCGCCGCCGCTGCCGCCGAAGGATCAGGCGGTCCGGATGAACCTGCGCGGTGGCCGTACCGGCAAGCGCTCGGTCATGTGCGAGCAGCTCGAACTGGAGAACCTGACGTTCCCGTTCGACCTGGAGATCTGGTACGGCGACCGGGTCGCCGTCCTCGGCGCGAACGGCACCGGCAAGTCGCACTTCCTGCGCCTGCTGGCGGCCGGCGGATCCGAACCCGACCTGGAGCACAAGCCGGTCGACGGCGCGCCGCTCACCCACGTGATGCACGACGGCAAGGTCCGCCTCGGCGCCCGGGTGCGGCCCGGTCACTTCTCGCAGACCCACGACCGTCCCGAGCTGATGCAGAAGACGCTCGTCGAGATCCTCTGGCGCGGCGACGAGCATCGGTCCGGCGTGGACCGGGCCGGTGCTATGAAGGCGCTGAACCGCTACGAGCTGGCGGCCCAGGGCGACCAGCGGTTCGGCACGCTCTCCGGAGGTCAGCAGGCGCGGTTCCTGGTGCTGCTCCTGGAGTTGTCCGGCGCGACCCTGCTGCTGCTCGACGAGCCGACCGACAACCTCGACCTGGCCTCGGCGGAAGCGCTGGAGGAGGGCCTGAAGGCGTTCGACGGCACGGTGATAGCCGTCACCCACGATCGCTGGTTCAGTCGTTCCTTTGATCGTTTCGTGCTGTTCAGGAGTGACGGCGAGGTCGTCGAGGTTCCCGAACCGGTCTGGGACGTCCGCTAG
- a CDS encoding thiamine phosphate synthase gives MHGSSSFPRLHVITDSLDVVRGVAGFDEVAVQIRVKSTDAIAFALTVAALEILRPAGTMCLVNDRVGVALAAGADGVHLGEDDLPVDAARRVLGPEAVIGATCRNPTAARAAVAAGASYLGTGPAFATSTKDGLPPPIGPAGVAAVVDAVPGIPVLAIGGITADRVPVLPSHGVAAVGAFVADPKRAVAEFLEALA, from the coding sequence ATGCACGGTTCTTCTTCGTTTCCCAGGCTCCACGTCATCACCGACTCGCTCGACGTCGTCCGCGGTGTCGCCGGGTTCGACGAGGTGGCCGTCCAGATCAGAGTCAAGTCGACCGACGCGATCGCGTTCGCGCTGACCGTCGCGGCACTGGAGATCCTCCGCCCTGCCGGCACGATGTGCCTGGTCAACGACCGGGTCGGGGTGGCGCTGGCGGCCGGCGCGGACGGCGTCCACCTCGGTGAGGACGACCTGCCGGTGGATGCGGCCCGGCGAGTGCTCGGCCCGGAGGCCGTGATCGGCGCGACCTGCCGGAATCCCACCGCCGCCCGGGCCGCCGTCGCCGCGGGAGCGAGCTATCTCGGCACCGGCCCGGCGTTCGCCACGTCCACGAAGGACGGGCTGCCACCACCGATCGGGCCGGCCGGTGTGGCCGCCGTCGTCGACGCGGTCCCGGGGATTCCGGTGCTGGCGATCGGCGGCATCACCGCCGACCGGGTGCCGGTCCTGCCGTCGCACGGTGTAGCCGCGGTCGGCGCGTTCGTCGCGGATCCGAAGCGCGCTGTCGCCGAGTTCCTCGAGGCGCTCGCATGA
- the thiO gene encoding glycine oxidase ThiO, giving the protein MRVAVVGGGIIGLAIGRELLLHGVDVTVYDPSPEGTDGAWHVAAGMLAPGGESAFEFPYLEPLLEASNELWPTYAERLGNVGYDDAGTLSVALTADDLAEARREWAHQKLTVLTGSQARDLEPALSPRVRAGAFAATERQVDPRKVVAALRRELAGRIVHRHVSDLSGIEGRVVVAAGCGTAALTGLPIRPVKGQVLRLRGEPGLLKHVIDGAADGRHVYLVPRADGEIVVGATQEERSDRAITAGGVHDLLRAALDLVPGLAEHEITEWTVGHRPGTPDNAPIIGALDDRVIVAAGHHRNGVLLAPITARLVAGLVLTGSADPLLEAFSPGRFGCA; this is encoded by the coding sequence ATGAGGGTGGCTGTCGTCGGCGGCGGGATCATCGGCCTCGCCATCGGCCGTGAGCTGCTGCTCCATGGCGTCGACGTCACCGTCTACGACCCGTCGCCCGAGGGGACCGACGGCGCCTGGCACGTGGCGGCCGGGATGCTGGCGCCCGGTGGGGAGTCGGCGTTCGAGTTCCCGTATCTGGAGCCGCTGCTGGAGGCGTCGAACGAACTCTGGCCGACCTATGCCGAAAGGCTGGGGAATGTCGGTTACGACGACGCGGGCACACTGAGTGTGGCCCTGACCGCTGACGACCTCGCCGAGGCCAGGCGTGAGTGGGCGCATCAGAAGCTCACGGTGCTGACCGGTTCGCAGGCTCGTGACCTGGAACCGGCATTGTCGCCGAGGGTCAGGGCCGGCGCCTTCGCCGCGACCGAGCGCCAGGTTGATCCCCGCAAGGTGGTGGCGGCGCTCCGGCGAGAGCTGGCGGGCCGGATCGTCCACCGCCACGTATCCGATTTATCCGGAATAGAGGGACGAGTCGTGGTCGCGGCCGGCTGCGGCACCGCGGCCCTCACCGGTCTGCCCATCCGGCCGGTGAAAGGCCAGGTGCTGCGCCTGCGCGGTGAACCCGGCCTGCTGAAACACGTCATCGACGGCGCCGCCGACGGCCGGCACGTCTACCTCGTGCCCCGTGCCGACGGCGAGATCGTGGTCGGCGCGACCCAGGAGGAACGTTCCGACCGGGCGATCACCGCCGGGGGCGTCCACGACCTGCTGCGAGCCGCCCTCGACCTGGTGCCCGGCCTCGCCGAGCACGAGATCACCGAGTGGACCGTCGGGCACCGCCCCGGCACTCCGGACAACGCGCCGATCATCGGCGCCCTCGACGACCGGGTCATCGTCGCCGCCGGTCATCACCGCAACGGGGTGCTGCTCGCCCCGATCACCGCGCGGCTCGTGGCCGGCCTGGTGCTGACCGGGTCCGCGGATCCGCTGCTGGAAGCGTTCTCGCCTGGGAGGTTCGGATGCGCCTGA
- the thiS gene encoding sulfur carrier protein ThiS — MRLTINGRDQSRSGACTVATLVAELIAAQRGVAVAVNGTVVPRSTWSDVDLTDGDRVEVLTAAQGG, encoded by the coding sequence ATGCGCCTGACGATCAACGGCCGGGACCAGAGCCGGTCCGGAGCCTGCACGGTCGCGACCCTGGTGGCCGAGCTCATCGCCGCCCAGCGTGGGGTGGCGGTCGCGGTCAACGGAACCGTGGTGCCGCGCTCGACGTGGTCCGACGTCGACCTGACCGACGGCGACCGGGTCGAGGTGCTCACCGCGGCGCAGGGAGGCTGA
- a CDS encoding thiazole synthase, with product MSFLPENGLILGTGGAQSLAALEEAIEASETTLVTVALRRVDAAGPGLLPMLDRLGVRVLPNTAGCYTAGDAVKTAQMAREAFETDLIKLEVIGDERTLLPDGVELLIAAEKLVADGFTVLPYTTDDPILARRLADAGCAAVMPAGSPIGSGLGISNPHHIELIRQSVDVPVVLDAGIGTASDAARAMELGCDAVLVASAITRADDPAAMASAMRHAVAAGRLARAAGRIPRRFHALASTQDDGIAQW from the coding sequence GTGTCGTTCCTGCCGGAGAACGGACTGATCCTCGGCACCGGCGGCGCGCAGAGCCTGGCCGCTCTCGAGGAGGCGATCGAGGCGTCCGAGACGACGCTCGTCACGGTGGCGCTGCGCCGGGTCGACGCGGCCGGGCCGGGCCTGCTGCCGATGCTCGACCGCCTGGGTGTGCGGGTGCTGCCGAACACCGCGGGCTGCTACACGGCCGGTGACGCGGTGAAGACGGCGCAGATGGCGCGCGAGGCGTTCGAAACCGATCTGATCAAGCTCGAGGTGATCGGCGACGAGCGGACTCTGCTGCCGGACGGCGTGGAGTTGCTGATCGCCGCCGAGAAGCTGGTCGCGGACGGGTTCACGGTCCTGCCGTACACGACCGACGACCCGATCCTGGCCCGCCGCCTCGCCGACGCGGGTTGTGCCGCGGTGATGCCGGCCGGCTCACCGATCGGTTCCGGTCTGGGGATCTCCAATCCGCACCACATCGAGCTGATCCGGCAGAGCGTCGACGTGCCGGTGGTCCTGGACGCCGGCATCGGCACCGCCTCGGACGCGGCTCGCGCCATGGAACTCGGCTGCGACGCGGTGCTGGTCGCGAGCGCCATCACCCGGGCCGACGATCCGGCGGCGATGGCCTCGGCGATGCGGCACGCGGTGGCCGCCGGTCGTCTCGCCCGCGCGGCCGGTCGCATCCCACGCCGGTTCCACGCCCTCGCGTCCACTCAAGACGACGGCATCGCGCAATGGTGA
- a CDS encoding thiamine phosphate synthase → MVTPGGLVVLTDRRSAAGPLEEVVAAAIRGGAEWVILRERDLSYADRSALADRLRRIMPADRLIVAGPDPLGGAAVHLSAADPMPAGVPLVGRSWHGTEPLSDVDYVTLSPIHLTATKPGYGPALGPAAAGAMAGPMPWLGLGGVDSAARAAACAEAGAEGIAVLGAVMRAANPRRVASELAGAFAAAKRQAAARDLEEAR, encoded by the coding sequence ATGGTGACGCCGGGCGGGCTCGTCGTACTCACCGATCGGCGGTCCGCCGCCGGGCCGCTGGAGGAAGTGGTCGCGGCGGCGATCCGCGGCGGCGCCGAGTGGGTCATCCTTCGAGAAAGAGATCTCTCGTACGCCGACCGCTCCGCTCTCGCCGACCGACTCCGCCGGATCATGCCCGCCGACCGATTGATCGTCGCGGGGCCGGACCCGCTCGGCGGAGCAGCGGTCCACCTGTCGGCGGCCGATCCGATGCCGGCCGGGGTCCCGCTGGTCGGCCGCTCCTGGCACGGGACCGAACCGCTGTCCGATGTGGATTACGTGACCCTGTCGCCGATCCATCTCACCGCGACGAAGCCCGGCTACGGCCCGGCTCTCGGCCCGGCGGCCGCCGGCGCGATGGCCGGTCCGATGCCGTGGCTCGGCCTCGGCGGCGTCGACTCGGCCGCCCGGGCTGCCGCCTGTGCCGAAGCGGGCGCCGAGGGCATAGCCGTCCTCGGAGCCGTCATGCGAGCCGCCAACCCACGCCGCGTCGCAAGCGAACTGGCAGGCGCCTTCGCCGCCGCAAAACGCCAGGCCGCCGCCCGGGATCTCGAGGAGGCCCGGTGA
- the thiD gene encoding bifunctional hydroxymethylpyrimidine kinase/phosphomethylpyrimidine kinase gives MTPPVVLTIAGSDSGGGAGIQADLKTFAALGAFGTSVITAITAQNTLGVTAIHGVPADVVAAQLDAVLSDLPVAAVKVGMISDPAVAKVIAARAGDLPNLVIDPVLVATAGSRLGEAAVVAVLLPYAKVVTPNRHEAGALLGRVIETAEEMASASAELADLGPRAVVVTGSELAVDVLRHDGETTLLRGEPVDTRNNHGSGCTFSSAIAVRLAAGDPVPEAVAAAKEYVRRGLRGGSTWRLGAGPGPLDHFGWAV, from the coding sequence GTGACGCCGCCGGTGGTGCTGACGATCGCTGGGTCGGATTCCGGTGGTGGTGCTGGGATTCAGGCTGATTTGAAGACGTTCGCGGCGCTCGGGGCGTTCGGCACGTCGGTGATCACGGCTATCACGGCGCAGAACACGCTCGGCGTCACCGCCATCCACGGTGTTCCGGCGGACGTCGTCGCGGCTCAGCTCGACGCGGTGCTCTCGGATCTGCCGGTGGCGGCCGTGAAGGTGGGCATGATCTCGGATCCGGCGGTCGCGAAGGTGATCGCGGCGCGGGCCGGTGACCTTCCGAACCTGGTGATCGACCCGGTGCTGGTAGCGACCGCGGGCAGCCGGCTCGGTGAGGCAGCGGTCGTCGCGGTGCTTCTGCCGTACGCCAAGGTCGTGACCCCCAATCGACACGAAGCCGGCGCCCTCCTCGGCAGGGTGATCGAGACGGCCGAGGAGATGGCCTCGGCGTCGGCCGAGCTTGCGGATCTTGGACCACGCGCTGTTGTGGTGACCGGAAGTGAGCTGGCCGTCGATGTGCTGCGGCACGACGGTGAGACGACGCTGCTGCGTGGCGAGCCGGTGGACACCCGGAACAACCACGGATCCGGCTGCACCTTCTCGTCGGCGATCGCGGTGCGGCTGGCGGCCGGCGATCCGGTGCCGGAGGCGGTCGCGGCGGCGAAGGAGTACGTGCGTCGCGGCCTGCGCGGCGGCAGCACCTGGCGACTCGGGGCGGGACCCGGGCCGCTCGATCACTTCGGCTGGGCCGTCTAG